Proteins co-encoded in one Lysobacter solisilvae genomic window:
- a CDS encoding DNA translocase FtsK produces the protein MAQPSTATRKKATADKKPPSPRRQRIMRDIAMILIAPVLLYLMASLFSFSPTDPGWSHSGSITAPLHNVGGRVGAWIADVLLYLTGYVAFLLPVMLGLIAWIALFGMDADGDGDADLGPALRLIGIVGFLVSATGLLYLRVSAAPDFSAGPGGILGRLVGNSLYRGFGPMGGNLFLFALLLISITLATGLSWLVVMDRIGQWTLSIGPLLSKLFRRGSQQATEWQQTRAFREERVEARKVDTELRAKRPPVKIEPPPAPVVEKSERAKREQQIPLFHVGDGSGIPPLALLDDPKPQVKGYSEETLETLSRQIEFKLKDFRIEAQVVGAYPGPVITRFELEPAPGVKVSQISSLDKDIARGLSVKSVRVVDVIPGKSVVGLETPNTSREMIYLSELLRSKEYDKSGSPLTLALGKDIAGRPTVADLARMPHLLVAGTTGSGKSVAVNAMVLSLLYKASAKDVRMLMIDPKMLELSVYQGIPHLLAPVVTDMKEAANGLRWCVAEMERRYKLMSTVGVRNLAGFNKKVKDAIDAGQPMMDPLFKPNPDLNEAPRPLEPLPYIVVFIDEFADMMMIVGKKVEELIARLAQKARAAGIHLILATQRPSVDVITGLIKANIPTRIAFQVSSKIDSRTILDQSGAETLLGHGDMLYLPPGTALPERVHGAFVSDEEVHRVVEHLKQVSGRPDYIDGVLDEVQTLGEGVVVGATGLPETSGGAGDESDPLYDEAVRIVTETRRASISGVQRRLKIGYNRAARLIEAMEAAGVVSPPEHNGDRSVLAPPPPK, from the coding sequence GTGGCGCAGCCGTCCACAGCAACCCGCAAGAAGGCCACGGCGGACAAGAAGCCGCCATCGCCCCGCCGCCAGCGGATCATGCGCGACATCGCGATGATCCTCATCGCGCCGGTGTTGCTGTACCTGATGGCGAGCCTGTTCTCGTTCTCGCCGACCGACCCCGGCTGGTCGCACTCGGGCAGCATCACCGCGCCGCTGCACAACGTGGGTGGGCGCGTCGGCGCCTGGATCGCGGACGTGCTGCTCTACCTCACCGGCTACGTGGCGTTCCTGCTGCCGGTGATGCTGGGCCTGATCGCCTGGATCGCCCTGTTCGGAATGGACGCCGACGGCGATGGCGACGCTGACCTCGGCCCCGCACTGCGCCTGATCGGCATCGTCGGCTTCCTCGTCTCGGCCACCGGCCTGCTCTACCTGCGGGTGAGCGCGGCGCCGGACTTCTCCGCCGGGCCTGGCGGCATCCTCGGCCGCCTGGTCGGCAATTCGCTCTATCGAGGCTTCGGCCCCATGGGCGGCAACCTGTTCCTGTTCGCGCTGCTGCTGATCTCGATCACGCTGGCCACGGGCCTGTCGTGGCTGGTGGTGATGGACCGCATCGGCCAGTGGACGCTGTCGATCGGCCCGCTGCTGTCCAAGCTGTTCCGCCGCGGCAGCCAGCAGGCCACCGAATGGCAGCAGACCCGCGCCTTCCGCGAGGAACGCGTGGAAGCGCGCAAGGTCGATACCGAACTGCGCGCCAAGCGCCCGCCGGTGAAGATCGAGCCACCACCGGCGCCGGTGGTGGAGAAGAGCGAGCGCGCCAAGCGCGAGCAGCAGATTCCGCTGTTCCATGTCGGCGACGGCTCGGGCATCCCGCCGCTGGCCCTGCTCGACGACCCCAAGCCGCAGGTCAAGGGCTACAGCGAGGAAACGCTGGAGACGCTGTCGCGCCAGATCGAATTCAAGCTCAAGGACTTCCGCATCGAGGCCCAGGTCGTCGGCGCGTATCCGGGCCCGGTGATCACCCGCTTCGAGCTCGAGCCCGCGCCCGGGGTCAAGGTCAGCCAGATCAGTTCGCTCGACAAGGACATCGCCCGCGGCCTGTCGGTCAAGTCGGTGCGCGTGGTGGACGTGATCCCGGGCAAGTCCGTGGTCGGCCTGGAAACGCCGAACACCTCGCGCGAGATGATCTATCTCTCCGAACTGCTGCGCTCCAAGGAGTACGACAAGTCCGGCAGCCCGCTGACCCTGGCGCTGGGCAAGGACATCGCCGGCCGCCCGACGGTGGCGGACCTGGCGCGCATGCCGCACCTGCTGGTCGCCGGCACCACCGGCTCGGGCAAGTCCGTCGCGGTCAACGCGATGGTGCTGTCGCTGCTCTACAAGGCCTCCGCCAAGGACGTGCGGATGCTGATGATCGATCCGAAGATGCTGGAGCTCTCCGTCTACCAGGGCATCCCGCACCTGCTGGCGCCGGTGGTCACCGACATGAAGGAGGCCGCCAACGGCCTGCGCTGGTGCGTGGCGGAAATGGAACGCCGCTACAAGCTGATGTCCACCGTGGGCGTGCGCAACCTGGCCGGCTTCAACAAGAAGGTCAAGGACGCCATCGACGCGGGCCAGCCGATGATGGACCCGTTGTTCAAGCCCAATCCGGACTTGAACGAGGCGCCGCGCCCGCTCGAGCCGCTGCCCTACATCGTCGTCTTCATCGACGAATTCGCCGACATGATGATGATCGTCGGCAAGAAGGTGGAGGAGCTCATCGCCCGTCTGGCGCAGAAGGCGCGCGCCGCGGGCATCCACCTGATCCTGGCCACCCAGCGTCCGTCGGTGGACGTGATCACCGGCCTGATCAAGGCCAATATCCCGACCCGGATCGCGTTCCAGGTGTCGAGCAAGATCGACTCGCGCACGATCCTGGACCAGTCCGGCGCCGAGACCCTGCTGGGCCACGGCGACATGCTGTACCTGCCACCGGGCACGGCGCTGCCCGAACGCGTGCATGGCGCCTTCGTCAGCGACGAGGAAGTGCATCGTGTCGTCGAGCACCTCAAGCAGGTCAGCGGCAGGCCCGACTACATCGACGGCGTGCTGGACGAAGTCCAGACGCTGGGCGAGGGCGTGGTGGTCGGCGCCACCGGCCTGCCGGAAACCAGCGGCGGTGCGGGCGATGAGTCCGATCCTCTGTACGACGAGGCGGTCCGGATCGTCACCGAGACCCGCCGCGCGTCGATCTCCGGGGTGCAGCGACGGCTCAAGATCGGCTACAACCGCGCCGCGCGGCTGATCGAGGCGATGGAGGCCGCCGGCGTGGTGTCCCCGCCGGAACACAACGGCGACCGCAGCGTGCTGGCGCCGCCGCCGCCGAAGTAG
- a CDS encoding alanine dehydrogenase produces MRIGVPKETKTLEGRVALVPAAAGDLVKRGHEVWLEQGAGLKSGFKDEQYTQLGVNIAPDAAALYEKGQLIVKVKEPIAGDLQHLRRDHLLFCYLHLAAEPVLTKQLLDIGLTGVAFETVELPNGDLPLLAPMSIIAGKIGVQVGTHLLHQPMSGKGKLLGGLPSTERGKVVVFGAGQAGGASAALAASGGSNVTVFEMRQDRMDQMMRLGNNVTTLYPYVDVVAREVASADLVIGAVLVTGARAPHVLTREMLKGMEDGSVVVDISIDQGGCFETSRPTTWKEPTYVEEGVTHFCVTNMPGAVPQTSSQAICAAILPWVNKLAGGNEWRNNPALVRGINVEGGQLVHPALQGMKL; encoded by the coding sequence ATGCGCATCGGTGTACCGAAGGAAACCAAGACCCTCGAGGGTCGCGTCGCGCTCGTGCCGGCCGCCGCCGGCGACCTGGTGAAGCGTGGCCACGAGGTGTGGCTGGAGCAGGGCGCGGGCCTGAAAAGCGGGTTCAAGGACGAGCAGTACACCCAACTGGGCGTCAACATCGCGCCGGACGCCGCTGCGCTGTATGAAAAGGGCCAGCTGATCGTCAAGGTCAAGGAACCCATCGCCGGCGACCTGCAGCACCTGCGCCGCGACCACCTGCTGTTCTGCTACCTGCACCTGGCCGCCGAGCCGGTGCTGACCAAGCAGCTGCTGGACATCGGCCTGACCGGCGTGGCCTTCGAGACGGTCGAGCTGCCCAACGGCGACCTGCCGCTGCTGGCGCCGATGTCGATCATCGCCGGCAAGATCGGCGTGCAGGTCGGCACGCACCTGCTGCACCAGCCCATGAGCGGCAAGGGCAAGCTGCTGGGCGGCCTGCCGTCCACCGAGCGCGGCAAGGTCGTGGTGTTCGGCGCCGGCCAGGCCGGTGGTGCATCGGCCGCGCTGGCCGCCTCGGGCGGGTCGAACGTGACCGTGTTCGAGATGCGCCAGGACCGCATGGACCAGATGATGCGCCTGGGCAACAACGTCACCACGCTGTATCCCTACGTCGACGTCGTGGCGCGCGAAGTGGCCTCGGCCGACCTGGTGATCGGCGCGGTGCTGGTGACCGGCGCGCGCGCGCCGCATGTGCTGACCCGCGAGATGCTCAAGGGCATGGAGGACGGCAGCGTGGTGGTGGACATCTCCATCGACCAGGGCGGCTGCTTCGAGACCTCGCGTCCGACCACCTGGAAGGAGCCGACCTACGTGGAAGAGGGCGTGACCCACTTCTGCGTGACCAACATGCCGGGCGCCGTGCCGCAGACCTCGTCGCAGGCCATCTGCGCGGCGATCCTGCCCTGGGTCAACAAGCTGGCCGGCGGCAACGAGTGGCGCAACAACCCGGCGCTGGTGCGCGGCATCAACGTCGAGGGCGGCCAGCTGGTCCACCCGGCGCTCCAGGGCATGAAGCTGTAA
- the lolA gene encoding outer membrane lipoprotein chaperone LolA: MRHPKTRLLAAALCTLLAGTAAAGARDELNAFTKGLKGLDGAFSQQVFDPKGKLKETSSGKVALSAPRLFRWEYTKPYPQLIVADGKTVWVFDPDLQQVTKRPQGAEEQHSPLSALIDPGKLDAQFVVKEAGTDKGLEWLVLSPKGEKSDASFQSARLGFGAAGLEKMQVVDALGQRTVIDFSGWKRNPAFGRDVFRYSPPKGVDVIGEGG, encoded by the coding sequence ATGCGTCATCCGAAGACCCGCCTGCTTGCCGCCGCGCTGTGCACCCTGCTGGCCGGCACCGCCGCCGCAGGCGCCCGCGACGAGCTCAACGCCTTCACCAAGGGCCTCAAGGGCCTGGATGGCGCGTTCTCCCAGCAGGTGTTCGATCCCAAGGGCAAGCTCAAGGAAACCTCCAGCGGCAAGGTCGCGCTCTCCGCGCCCCGCCTGTTCCGCTGGGAGTACACGAAGCCCTACCCGCAGCTGATCGTCGCCGACGGCAAGACCGTGTGGGTGTTCGACCCGGACCTGCAGCAGGTCACCAAGCGGCCGCAGGGCGCCGAAGAGCAGCACAGCCCGCTGTCGGCCCTGATCGACCCGGGCAAGCTGGATGCGCAGTTCGTCGTCAAGGAAGCCGGCACGGACAAGGGACTGGAATGGCTGGTGCTGTCGCCCAAGGGCGAGAAGAGCGACGCCAGCTTCCAGAGCGCGCGGCTGGGGTTTGGCGCGGCGGGGCTGGAGAAGATGCAGGTCGTCGACGCACTGGGCCAGCGCACCGTGATCGACTTCAGCGGCTGGAAGCGCAATCCCGCGTTCGGACGCGACGTGTTCCGCTACAGCCCGCCCAAGGGCGTGGACGTGATCGGCGAGGGCGGTTGA
- the crcB gene encoding fluoride efflux transporter CrcB, producing the protein MMALWWQQLGLVMLGGALGAGLRFWIGGALLRQLGAGFPWGTLAVNLLGAFAGGFLVVWLEGRGSAALYWRAFLVVGLLGGLTTYSAMMIEWLLYTRSSRTDLAFVYLLTTLLLGLVLVWAGARMGHAWRG; encoded by the coding sequence ATGATGGCCCTGTGGTGGCAGCAGCTGGGCCTGGTGATGCTGGGCGGCGCGCTGGGCGCGGGCCTGCGGTTCTGGATCGGCGGTGCGCTGCTGCGCCAGCTGGGCGCGGGCTTTCCGTGGGGCACGCTGGCGGTCAACCTGCTCGGGGCGTTCGCGGGCGGGTTCCTGGTCGTCTGGCTGGAAGGCCGTGGCAGCGCGGCGTTGTACTGGCGCGCGTTCCTGGTGGTGGGGCTGCTGGGTGGCCTGACGACGTACTCGGCGATGATGATCGAGTGGCTGCTGTACACGCGCTCCTCGCGCACCGACCTGGCCTTCGTCTACCTGCTGACGACGCTGTTGCTGGGGCTGGTGCTGGTCTGGGCGGGCGCAAGGATGGGGCACGCGTGGCGCGGCTGA
- a CDS encoding MFS transporter, with product MARLMASLRGLPGTVWLLGVISLLNDAASEMVYPLLPLFLATTLGAGPRVIGLIEGLAEAASSLLKLVSGVISDRTRRAKPFVVWGYGVAGVARTLIAAATGWWFVLVCRLADRIGKGLRSSPRDALLGRAVSPQERGLAFGFHRAMDNAGAVLGPLAAAALLAAGLELRTVFWCAGVPALMVLVLSFRVRESAPPAAPVAPATRFNWHLREFPPRFRRYLLILGLFMLGNSSNLFLILRAREFGVPQAQVPLMWSLMSLVAALLLTPLSALSDRVGRRRLILSGWAIYAVLYLVLARGGWPTWTVWGVFVAYGVFIAATEGAEKALVADLVPPAQLGTAFGWYHLTLGVTLLPASLLFGVFWESVSPALAFGFGAGCAVAASLLLAFWLPDHDD from the coding sequence GTGGCGCGGCTGATGGCGTCGCTGCGCGGCCTGCCCGGCACGGTGTGGCTGCTGGGTGTGATCAGCCTGTTGAACGACGCGGCCAGCGAGATGGTGTACCCGCTGCTGCCCCTGTTCCTGGCGACGACCCTGGGCGCCGGGCCGCGGGTGATCGGCCTGATCGAAGGACTGGCCGAGGCTGCCAGCAGCCTGCTCAAGCTGGTGTCGGGCGTGATTTCCGATCGCACGCGACGTGCCAAGCCATTCGTCGTGTGGGGCTACGGCGTGGCCGGTGTTGCGCGCACGTTGATCGCGGCGGCGACGGGCTGGTGGTTCGTGCTGGTCTGCCGGCTGGCCGACCGGATCGGCAAGGGCCTGCGCAGTTCTCCACGCGATGCGTTGCTGGGACGCGCGGTGAGTCCGCAGGAGCGCGGCCTGGCCTTCGGTTTCCATCGCGCCATGGACAACGCCGGCGCGGTGCTGGGGCCGCTCGCGGCCGCCGCCCTGCTGGCGGCGGGGCTGGAACTGCGCACCGTGTTCTGGTGCGCGGGAGTACCGGCACTGATGGTGCTGGTGCTGTCGTTCCGCGTCCGCGAGTCGGCGCCCCCAGCGGCTCCCGTCGCGCCGGCTACCCGCTTCAACTGGCATCTGCGGGAATTTCCGCCGCGCTTCCGGCGCTACCTGCTGATCCTGGGCCTGTTCATGCTGGGCAACTCCTCCAACCTGTTCCTGATCCTGCGCGCGCGCGAGTTTGGCGTGCCGCAGGCCCAGGTCCCCTTGATGTGGTCGCTGATGTCGCTGGTCGCGGCGCTGCTGCTGACCCCGCTGTCCGCGCTGTCCGACCGCGTCGGCCGGCGCCGGCTGATCCTCTCCGGCTGGGCGATCTACGCGGTGCTCTACCTCGTGCTGGCCCGGGGGGGATGGCCGACGTGGACGGTGTGGGGCGTGTTCGTCGCCTATGGCGTGTTCATTGCCGCCACCGAAGGCGCCGAGAAGGCGCTGGTGGCCGACCTGGTGCCGCCGGCGCAGTTGGGCACCGCGTTCGGTTGGTATCACCTCACGCTGGGCGTGACGCTGCTGCCGGCCTCGCTGCTGTTCGGCGTGTTCTGGGAATCGGTGTCGCCGGCGCTCGCTTTCGGCTTCGGTGCCGGCTGCGCCGTCGCCGCATCCCTGCTGCTCGCGTTCTGGCTGCCCGATCACGACGACTGA
- a CDS encoding RES family NAD+ phosphorylase has protein sequence MHPDSAASELQSDFERGLADNFSATGAAANTAISVGNSPSQLHDPTSALAEVYRVVPAADAVGAFTRERNQSGGRWTTPGTAAIYAARTPAGAVLEYLAHVEDEHAQDLVIAHARLPAEDIATPGPLPPRWRECPYRDEVRAFGDAWIQRAEAVALALPSVLCEASLNLLINPDHPRISRLTVMQVQPFTLDPRLVFPK, from the coding sequence ATGCATCCCGATTCGGCTGCCTCGGAACTCCAGAGCGATTTCGAACGCGGGTTGGCGGACAATTTTTCCGCTACCGGCGCCGCGGCGAACACCGCGATTTCGGTTGGCAACTCGCCCAGTCAGCTACATGACCCGACCTCGGCGCTGGCCGAGGTGTACCGGGTCGTCCCTGCGGCGGATGCCGTGGGTGCTTTCACGCGAGAGCGCAACCAGTCCGGCGGGCGATGGACCACTCCAGGCACCGCCGCAATCTATGCCGCGCGCACACCCGCCGGTGCGGTCCTGGAATATCTGGCGCACGTGGAGGATGAACACGCGCAGGACCTGGTGATCGCGCATGCGCGGCTGCCCGCCGAGGACATCGCCACCCCGGGGCCACTGCCGCCGCGCTGGCGCGAGTGCCCGTATCGCGACGAGGTCCGCGCGTTCGGCGACGCGTGGATCCAGCGCGCGGAAGCCGTGGCGCTGGCCCTGCCCAGCGTGCTCTGCGAGGCTTCGCTCAACCTGTTGATCAATCCCGACCACCCACGCATCAGCCGCCTGACGGTGATGCAGGTGCAGCCGTTCACCCTGGACCCACGGCTGGTCTTCCCCAAGTGA
- a CDS encoding KGG domain-containing protein, with translation MPHRSQTGTPRARGFAAMDAEKQRAIASMGGRAAHRSGNAHEFDADEAREAGRRGGLARSASRRAGRPVELADGQGVMLAPQAGGDNVGMDTLTREFPQPGSADTDRTH, from the coding sequence ATGCCTCACCGCAGCCAAACCGGAACCCCTCGCGCGCGCGGCTTCGCGGCCATGGACGCGGAAAAGCAGCGGGCCATCGCCAGCATGGGTGGTCGCGCCGCACATCGCAGTGGCAACGCCCACGAGTTCGACGCGGATGAGGCCCGCGAAGCGGGCCGCCGGGGTGGCCTGGCACGCTCGGCCAGCCGTCGCGCCGGTCGCCCGGTGGAACTGGCCGATGGCCAGGGCGTCATGCTCGCACCCCAGGCCGGGGGTGACAACGTCGGGATGGACACGCTGACGCGCGAATTCCCCCAACCCGGGTCCGCCGACACGGACCGCACGCATTGA
- a CDS encoding replication-associated recombination protein A, with amino-acid sequence MRPAALDEMVGQRRLLAPGSALRRAVENGRVHSMILWGPPGCGKTTLALLLAQYADAEFQAISAVLCGLPQVREVLAQAAARFGQGRRTVLFVDEVHRFNKVQQDAFLPHIERGTILFVGATTENPSFELNSALLSRCRVHVMEAVSAADIAVALHRALADRERGLGALDLRIDEALVEMIAHAADGDVRRGLTFLEIAADLAGPGGEVTQATLEQVLADRTRRFDKGGEQFYDQISALHKSVRSSNPDAALYWLARMLDGGADPSYLARRLTRMAVEDIGLADPRALEMAVDAWETYDRLGSPEGDLALAQVAIYLASTAKSNAAYVAFNEARADVAQYGTQEVPLHIRNAPTRLMKSLGYGRDYRYDHDVDGGIALDQTGFPDAMGERIYYRPVTRGMEIKLKDKLDALRQARAKARGEAPPE; translated from the coding sequence ATGCGTCCGGCCGCCCTGGACGAAATGGTGGGTCAGCGTCGATTGCTGGCCCCGGGCTCGGCCCTGCGGCGCGCCGTCGAGAACGGGCGCGTGCATTCCATGATCCTGTGGGGGCCGCCCGGTTGCGGAAAGACCACGCTGGCCCTGCTGCTCGCGCAGTATGCCGACGCGGAATTCCAGGCGATATCGGCGGTCCTGTGCGGCCTGCCGCAAGTGCGCGAGGTGCTGGCCCAGGCGGCCGCGCGGTTCGGGCAGGGACGTCGCACGGTGCTGTTCGTGGACGAGGTGCACCGCTTCAACAAGGTCCAGCAGGATGCCTTCCTGCCGCACATCGAGCGCGGCACGATCCTCTTCGTGGGCGCCACGACCGAGAATCCCTCCTTCGAACTCAACTCGGCGCTGTTGTCGCGCTGCCGCGTGCATGTCATGGAAGCCGTGTCCGCGGCCGACATCGCGGTGGCGCTGCACCGCGCCCTGGCCGACCGCGAGCGTGGCCTGGGTGCACTCGACCTTCGCATCGACGAGGCGCTGGTCGAGATGATCGCGCACGCCGCCGATGGCGACGTCCGCCGCGGGCTGACCTTCCTGGAAATCGCCGCGGACCTGGCCGGGCCTGGCGGCGAGGTGACGCAGGCGACGCTGGAGCAGGTGCTCGCCGACCGCACGCGCCGGTTCGACAAGGGCGGCGAGCAGTTCTACGACCAGATTTCGGCGCTGCACAAGAGCGTGCGCAGCTCCAATCCCGATGCCGCGTTGTACTGGCTGGCGCGCATGCTCGACGGCGGCGCCGATCCCAGCTACCTGGCACGACGCCTGACCCGCATGGCGGTGGAGGACATCGGCCTGGCCGACCCGCGTGCGCTGGAGATGGCCGTGGACGCGTGGGAAACCTACGACCGGCTGGGCAGTCCCGAGGGCGATCTCGCGCTGGCCCAGGTGGCGATCTACCTGGCGAGCACGGCCAAGTCGAACGCGGCCTATGTCGCCTTCAATGAGGCCCGCGCCGACGTGGCGCAGTACGGGACCCAGGAAGTGCCGCTGCATATCCGCAACGCGCCCACGCGCCTGATGAAGTCGCTCGGCTATGGCCGGGATTACCGCTACGACCACGACGTCGATGGCGGCATCGCGCTGGACCAGACCGGATTTCCCGATGCGATGGGCGAGCGGATCTATTACCGGCCGGTGACGCGCGGCATGGAGATCAAGCTGAAGGACAAGCTCGACGCGTTGCGCCAGGCGCGTGCAAAGGCGCGCGGCGAGGCGCCGCCGGAATGA
- the ligD gene encoding DNA ligase D: MGLQQREGKSDVRIGAEPRPRPPRSARDDRELAGITGARRARALGFVAPMLTTAAKAAPDGPQWLHEWKWDGYRLVAAVSASTPPRLWSRNGLAWEARVPEIATALASLHRTVVLDGELIAVDEQGRSDFNALQHALKQGETSQLRYAVFDLMRLDDIDLTGVPLEVRKALLESLVAGADARLFYSGHVTGTGPAVFAEASARGMEGIISKRLGSPYRHGRSTDWLKIKAVETREFVVVGYTPPKGSRKGIGAFLLAQPRRGKLVYAGRVGSGLTDAVLEQLPETLGALETAAPTVPLPAHTPLPAGRVRWLRPQLVAEVVFRGWGKEGLLRQASFLRLRPDHKASPALEQPAPLVKLTSPARVVYPDIGATKQQVFDYYLSVGDRVLAEVAGRLLSIVRCPDGIAGPRFFQKHAGPGFGEAVRRMRIREADGDQAEYFYIDDIAGLMNLVQMNAIEFHPWGSQVDALERPDRLIFDLDPDPSITWPQVKRAAVELRDELAALGLSSWPRLSGGKGVHVVVPLAPRADWDAAREFCGRFATAMSLKAPDRYVGTMSKAKRSGRIFIDWLRNARGATSVAGWSLRARAGAPAALPVEWDELARIRRPDRYSIRDAASRPLPAFIADLIARAPPLPTPRG, from the coding sequence ATGGGCCTGCAGCAACGCGAAGGCAAGTCCGACGTGCGGATCGGTGCAGAACCCCGCCCGCGGCCGCCGCGCAGTGCGCGCGACGATCGGGAGCTTGCCGGCATCACCGGCGCGCGCCGCGCCCGCGCGCTCGGTTTCGTCGCGCCGATGCTGACCACCGCGGCGAAAGCGGCCCCCGACGGCCCGCAATGGCTGCACGAATGGAAATGGGATGGCTACCGGCTGGTTGCCGCGGTCTCCGCGTCAACCCCGCCGCGGCTGTGGTCACGCAACGGCCTTGCGTGGGAAGCGCGCGTGCCGGAGATCGCGACGGCGCTGGCGTCCCTGCACCGGACGGTCGTGCTGGATGGCGAACTCATCGCTGTCGACGAGCAGGGGCGCAGCGACTTCAACGCGCTGCAGCACGCGCTCAAGCAGGGGGAAACTTCCCAGTTGCGATATGCGGTCTTCGATCTCATGCGGCTGGATGACATCGACCTGACCGGCGTGCCGCTGGAAGTTCGCAAGGCCCTGCTGGAAAGCCTGGTGGCAGGCGCCGATGCCCGCCTGTTCTACAGCGGGCATGTCACGGGGACCGGCCCGGCTGTCTTCGCCGAAGCCAGCGCGCGTGGCATGGAGGGCATCATCAGCAAGCGGCTGGGCAGCCCTTATCGCCACGGCCGCAGCACCGACTGGCTGAAGATCAAGGCGGTGGAAACCCGCGAGTTCGTCGTGGTGGGATACACGCCGCCCAAGGGCAGTCGCAAGGGCATCGGCGCATTCCTGCTGGCACAGCCAAGGCGCGGAAAACTGGTCTATGCCGGTCGCGTCGGCTCGGGGCTCACCGATGCCGTGCTCGAGCAACTGCCCGAAACGTTGGGGGCGCTGGAAACCGCGGCTCCGACGGTGCCGTTGCCGGCGCATACGCCGCTGCCGGCGGGACGGGTCCGGTGGCTGCGGCCGCAGCTGGTGGCCGAAGTGGTGTTCCGCGGCTGGGGCAAGGAGGGCTTGCTGCGACAGGCCTCGTTCCTGCGGCTGCGGCCTGACCACAAGGCCTCGCCGGCGCTCGAACAACCCGCGCCGCTGGTCAAGCTGACCAGTCCGGCGCGCGTGGTGTATCCCGACATCGGTGCCACCAAGCAGCAGGTGTTCGACTATTACCTTTCCGTGGGCGATCGCGTGCTGGCGGAAGTCGCGGGCAGGCTGCTGTCGATCGTGCGCTGTCCCGATGGCATCGCCGGCCCCCGCTTCTTCCAGAAGCACGCCGGACCCGGCTTCGGCGAGGCGGTGCGACGCATGCGGATCCGCGAGGCTGACGGGGACCAGGCGGAATACTTCTACATCGACGACATCGCGGGCCTGATGAACCTGGTGCAGATGAATGCGATCGAATTCCACCCGTGGGGTTCGCAGGTGGACGCGCTCGAGCGTCCCGACAGATTGATCTTCGACCTGGATCCGGATCCCTCCATCACCTGGCCCCAGGTGAAGCGGGCGGCCGTGGAACTGCGCGACGAACTGGCAGCCCTAGGGCTGTCGTCCTGGCCACGACTGTCAGGCGGGAAGGGCGTGCATGTGGTTGTGCCACTGGCGCCGCGCGCGGACTGGGACGCTGCCCGGGAATTCTGCGGCCGCTTCGCCACCGCCATGTCACTCAAGGCGCCTGACCGTTACGTGGGCACGATGAGCAAGGCCAAGCGTAGCGGGCGGATCTTCATCGACTGGCTGCGCAATGCGCGCGGCGCGACCAGTGTCGCCGGCTGGTCGCTGCGCGCGCGCGCCGGCGCGCCGGCGGCGTTGCCGGTGGAATGGGACGAACTGGCCCGCATCCGGCGCCCGGACCGCTACTCGATCCGTGACGCCGCGTCGCGGCCGTTGCCGGCATTCATCGCCGACCTCATCGCACGCGCGCCACCGTTGCCGACGCCGCGCGGCTGA